In the genome of Spirochaetia bacterium, one region contains:
- a CDS encoding alpha/beta hydrolase, translating to MEEGCTTFVRNYPVTCSDGHVVRCDIFQAPVGNEKHPALVFIHGGGFIGGDKDQFLWAASFLTLKLGITCVSVQYRTDAPYPAAVLDCVEVFGWLAGQSKELGIDEARICCVGGSPGANIMLLSMQEDWRKTHCTQVQKDMYVPTACIALNGIFFLPSFWKRNPEERKSLKQYFAASGQDLEILLQDASPLLRHCQGKRVLLLHGEEDEIVPLQDCKAMKDKLLADGNQAELSVFLHEPHAWFNAYAKQFSVLERMEEFIRQL from the coding sequence ATGGAAGAAGGCTGCACTACCTTTGTGAGGAACTATCCTGTTACCTGCTCTGATGGGCATGTCGTCCGATGTGATATTTTCCAGGCCCCGGTAGGTAATGAAAAGCATCCGGCTCTAGTGTTTATCCATGGAGGTGGTTTCATCGGAGGTGACAAGGATCAATTCCTGTGGGCAGCTTCCTTCCTTACTTTGAAACTTGGGATTACCTGTGTATCAGTCCAATATAGGACTGATGCACCATATCCTGCGGCAGTATTGGACTGTGTCGAAGTGTTTGGATGGCTAGCAGGACAAAGCAAAGAACTTGGAATTGATGAAGCAAGGATCTGTTGTGTCGGTGGATCTCCTGGCGCAAACATAATGTTGCTGTCAATGCAGGAAGACTGGAGGAAAACACACTGTACGCAGGTACAGAAAGACATGTATGTTCCTACAGCTTGCATTGCTCTCAATGGTATTTTCTTTCTTCCGTCCTTCTGGAAAAGAAATCCGGAAGAAAGGAAATCCCTGAAACAGTACTTTGCGGCAAGTGGGCAGGATCTGGAAATCTTATTGCAGGATGCTTCACCTCTTTTGCGTCATTGCCAAGGAAAACGGGTATTGTTGCTCCATGGTGAGGAAGATGAGATAGTTCCCCTGCAGGATTGCAAGGCCATGAAGGATAAGTTGCTCGCTGATGGAAATCAAGCAGAACTATCTGTCTTTTTGCATGAACCTCATGCCTGGTTCAATGCATATGCAAAGCAATTTTCGGTATTGGAAAGAATGGAAGAATTTATCAGGCAACTATAG
- a CDS encoding class II fructose-bisphosphate aldolase has product MSLSNPKEMYRNAIEGHYALGAFNVFSLESIQAVLDAAENQKSPVILQVSMGARKYVKDFHLFVHTMKNYADHCAVPVFIQHDHCTTEEACFEAIDAGVQSVMFDGSHLAYDDNLKKTSEVVAYAHKRGVWVEAELGRIPGFEDLVFAESDEYTDPEMAHGFIAATGCDALAVSVGTSHGGVEAEGYLPMQFDLLRQIVSLTPDYPFVLHGGASLPPELIAECNKVGGKVEYLRNCSEKDVSMAVDIGIHKVNMDVDNFLVFTTAIRKFFLEKPSIYDPRKYLVGARAAFQAEVEHKFQDVLHSAGRR; this is encoded by the coding sequence ATGTCATTAAGCAATCCGAAGGAAATGTACAGGAATGCAATTGAAGGTCATTATGCATTGGGAGCTTTCAATGTCTTTTCATTGGAATCGATACAGGCGGTCCTTGATGCGGCTGAAAACCAAAAATCACCGGTAATCCTGCAAGTATCAATGGGTGCAAGAAAATATGTCAAGGATTTTCACCTGTTTGTGCATACGATGAAGAATTATGCAGACCATTGTGCGGTTCCTGTATTTATCCAGCATGACCACTGCACTACAGAAGAAGCTTGTTTCGAAGCTATTGATGCCGGTGTCCAGTCTGTGATGTTTGATGGATCCCATCTTGCCTATGATGATAATCTTAAAAAAACTTCAGAAGTCGTCGCGTATGCCCACAAAAGAGGTGTATGGGTAGAAGCTGAACTTGGCCGCATTCCTGGATTTGAAGACTTGGTTTTTGCTGAAAGTGATGAGTACACTGATCCCGAAATGGCACATGGATTCATTGCTGCTACCGGTTGTGATGCTCTTGCCGTTTCTGTAGGTACTTCCCATGGCGGTGTAGAAGCGGAAGGATATCTTCCCATGCAGTTTGATCTGCTGCGGCAGATTGTTTCCTTGACTCCTGACTATCCGTTTGTCCTTCATGGTGGCGCTTCCTTGCCTCCTGAACTGATTGCGGAGTGCAACAAGGTTGGCGGCAAGGTGGAGTATCTGCGCAACTGCAGTGAAAAGGATGTTTCTATGGCTGTCGACATCGGTATACATAAAGTCAACATGGATGTTGATAATTTCTTGGTATTTACGACGGCAATCAGAAAGTTTTTCTTGGAAAAACCTTCGATTTATGACCCTCGTAAATATCTGGTAGGAGCCAGGGCCGCTTTCCAGGCGGAAGTGGAACATAAATTCCAAGATGTCCTCCATAGTGCAGGAAGAAGATAG
- a CDS encoding hexose kinase encodes MVKILCLNPTVDRIYYIDDFHDGAQFHGTVPQVFAGGKGVNIARVLHYLGQPSTLYCFLGGMNGNFVSMELQDLSTELKTFPFTGETRTTINVIDNRNRKETEITEAGVIIDAEAQEQFLTALKSELKRDDLVICSGLPMNGMSNDIYRQVSDICAAKGSLCAIDANQRYFQSAFPGNYFFAKPNKNELAQLFGKTGDLTRKETIYLAKQMLGWGVKNVLVSLGADGGIFINDEHVYAITVPDKRVISTIGSGDATVAGFCFGYMHGLSIEDTLAFSMSCGISNAMHNQVGFVKTDEVAQLRAQILLREIKG; translated from the coding sequence ATGGTCAAGATACTTTGTCTCAATCCTACGGTTGATAGGATATACTATATCGATGACTTTCATGATGGTGCCCAATTCCATGGGACTGTGCCTCAGGTATTTGCCGGTGGCAAGGGCGTAAACATTGCCAGGGTCCTGCATTATCTAGGGCAACCAAGCACATTGTATTGTTTCTTGGGTGGCATGAACGGTAATTTTGTTTCCATGGAACTTCAAGACCTGTCCACTGAATTGAAGACATTTCCCTTTACGGGGGAAACCCGGACGACAATCAATGTCATTGACAACAGGAACAGGAAGGAAACCGAAATTACTGAAGCTGGTGTAATAATCGATGCAGAAGCCCAGGAACAGTTCCTTACGGCATTGAAGTCAGAATTGAAAAGAGATGATCTTGTCATTTGCTCAGGTCTGCCGATGAACGGCATGAGCAATGATATCTATAGGCAGGTCAGTGATATCTGTGCAGCAAAAGGCAGCCTCTGTGCCATTGATGCAAACCAACGCTACTTTCAGTCAGCTTTTCCAGGTAACTACTTCTTTGCAAAACCTAACAAGAATGAATTGGCCCAATTGTTTGGCAAGACAGGTGACCTTACACGTAAGGAAACTATTTATTTAGCCAAGCAGATGCTCGGCTGGGGGGTGAAGAATGTATTGGTCTCTCTTGGTGCTGACGGTGGTATCTTCATAAATGATGAACATGTCTATGCGATTACGGTTCCTGACAAAAGGGTAATATCGACCATCGGAAGTGGTGATGCGACCGTCGCAGGATTTTGCTTCGGGTATATGCACGGGTTGTCCATCGAGGATACACTCGCGTTCAGTATGTCCTGTGGCATTTCAAATGCCATGCACAACCAAGTCGGATTCGTAAAGACAGATGAAGTAGCCCAGCTACGTGCACAGATCCTGCTTAGGGAAATAAAAGGTTAG